A region from the Sphingopyxis lindanitolerans genome encodes:
- a CDS encoding nucleotide sugar dehydrogenase: MPPARAERASPVKIAVVGTGYVGISNAVLLAQHNRVVALDIDARKVDLINAKTSPIADPEIEDYLANKPLDLLATTDRARAYDGADFVIVATPTDYDPDTNYFNTSTVEAVIADALKMAPGALVIVKSTVPVGFTDRMRAELGSDAIVFSPEFLREGRALYDNLHPSRIIVGNTHPRADAFARLLLDASLKPEAAILQTGNTEAEAIKLFANTYLAMRVAFFNELDTYAATHGVDSRQVIEGVCLDPRIGGFYNNPSFGYGGYCLPKDTKQMLANYKEVPQNLIAAIVSSNTTRKDFIAAEIIKRNPRVVGIHRLAMKAGSDNFRASSILGVMKRVKAKGIEVIVYEPLIEEARLFNSRVVGDLAAFKAEADIIIANRVTDDLADVADKVYSRDLFGADS; the protein is encoded by the coding sequence TTGCCCCCAGCCAGAGCCGAGCGGGCGTCGCCCGTCAAGATCGCCGTCGTCGGAACCGGCTATGTCGGCATATCGAACGCCGTCCTGCTCGCGCAGCACAACCGGGTGGTCGCGCTCGACATCGACGCGCGCAAGGTCGACCTGATCAACGCGAAGACCTCGCCGATCGCCGACCCCGAAATCGAGGATTATCTGGCGAACAAGCCGCTCGATCTGCTCGCGACCACTGACCGCGCGCGCGCTTATGACGGCGCCGACTTCGTTATCGTCGCGACGCCGACCGATTACGACCCCGACACCAATTATTTCAACACGAGCACGGTCGAGGCGGTGATCGCCGACGCCCTGAAAATGGCGCCGGGCGCGCTGGTGATCGTCAAATCGACGGTGCCTGTCGGCTTCACCGACCGGATGCGGGCCGAACTCGGCAGCGACGCCATCGTCTTCTCGCCCGAATTCCTGCGCGAAGGCCGCGCGCTTTATGACAATCTCCACCCCTCGCGGATCATCGTCGGCAATACTCACCCGCGCGCCGACGCCTTCGCGCGGCTCCTGCTCGATGCCTCGCTGAAGCCCGAGGCGGCGATCCTTCAGACCGGCAATACCGAGGCCGAGGCGATCAAGCTGTTCGCCAACACCTATCTCGCGATGCGCGTCGCCTTCTTCAACGAACTCGACACCTATGCCGCGACGCACGGGGTCGATTCGCGGCAGGTGATCGAGGGTGTGTGCCTCGATCCCCGGATCGGCGGATTCTATAATAATCCATCCTTCGGCTATGGCGGCTATTGCCTCCCCAAGGACACCAAGCAGATGCTGGCGAATTACAAGGAGGTGCCGCAGAATCTGATCGCGGCGATCGTTTCGTCGAACACGACGCGCAAGGATTTCATCGCGGCGGAAATCATCAAGCGGAACCCGCGCGTCGTCGGCATCCATCGGCTGGCGATGAAGGCGGGGTCCGACAATTTCCGCGCCAGCAGCATCCTGGGCGTGATGAAACGGGTCAAGGCCAAGGGGATCGAGGTGATCGTCTATGAACCGCTGATCGAGGAGGCGCGATTGTTCAATTCGCGCGTCGTCGGTGACCTTGCCGCCTTCAAGGCCGAGGCCGACATCATCATCGCCAACCGGGTGACTGACGATCTCGCCGACGTCGCGGACAAGGTCTACAGCCGCGACCTGTTCGGCGCCGATAGCTGA